The DNA window CTCAATCGGGAGTAACCTACGAAATTGGATCCCGTGGTCAAGCCCAGTGGGGTGATATAGCGCAAAAGATAAAGTGGGATTTAACATTATTTAGGGCCAATTTAAAAAATGAATTTCAAACAATGTGTCTAACTAATCCTAACTGTGAAACTGGCGCGCAAACTATTAACGTTCCTAATACAATTCATCAAGGCATAGAATTTGGGGGGCAGGCTTTTCTTAATAATCATTTAGAAGTAAAGACGGCTTTGCTTTATAGTGATTTTAAATTTGATGACAACGAAATTTATCGTAATAATAAAATGCCTGGTTTCGCGCCTGTATTGCTAAGAGCAGAAATGTTATATCACTCAGGATCTGAGGACAGAAATTCATATCCTAACTTCTATGCAGGACCTAAAATTGAATATGCTTCAAGAGCGCCAATGGACAATACGAACTCTTTATACAACGACCCATTTACTATTTTTGGATTTAAGGCTGGACAAAATATTAATAAAACTTGGTCATGGTTTTTGGATGTAAGAAACATCGCAGATAAAAAATATGCTGCAACCACTAATATTAATAGTAATTATGCAGGAAATGGTGGCAGAGCATACTACCCAGGTGATGGACGATCAGCATACATGGGCATTGAGGCTAAATTCTAGTTTCCTTAATTGATTTTTTTATGAAGCTTTCTTTGAAGTGTTCTGCGGTGCATATTTAAAGCCCTGGCAGTTGCAGAAATGTTACCGCTATTCTCATTTAAAATTCGATTGATATGTTCCCATTCAAGTTTATCAACCGTAAGAGGTGTCGAGTGAATATCATGATCTTCATTACCATCTAATTTTCTAAAAGCCTCTAATATTTCTTCAGCATTCACAGGCTTTGCCAAATACTGATTAGCGCCTAATTTTACGGCCTCTACAGCAGTTGCAATACTTGCAAAACCCGTGAGCATCACAATATTCATTTCTGAGTTTAAAGCCCTTAACTCCTTAATTAAAACCAAGCCTGAGTCGCCAGGCATCTTTAAATCGACGATAGCGTAATTAATTAATTTTTTGTTACTTACATTAATGGCCGAAGATAAATTTTCAGCCTCATAAACTATAATATTTCTTGCTTTTAATGAGTCCGCTAACACGCCCCTAAAGGTCGCATCATCATCAACTAATAAAATTTCTTGGATAGCATTCATGATTTTTTTGCATCCATTAAACGCTCGATGGGAATTTTAACTGTTGCTATCATACCTTGATTTGGATGTGCATTAAATTCAAAAGAACCTTCATACAAATCAAAAATAGTTTTGCTTAAATAAACACCTAGTCCCAGGCCCTTGGAAGAACTTTGTGGCTGATACATACTTTGATTTAGATGTGCCGCATTTCCATTTCCGTAATCTCGAATGATTAAAGATAAGTATCGCCTATCTGTTTTAATTGAAAAATCAACTTTATCTTCGGACGCATCAGCAGCATTATCCAGTAAATTTTGAATGGCTTGGCTAAGCGCTCGGTCGTAATTAATTTTCAAGTTTTTATTCAGGTATGTTTTCTTGAAGCTTAATTGAGTGGATAGCCTTGTATCACGCCAACGATCAACTATTTCTGAGATAAATTGATTAACGGTTACCTTGGTCATCTTTTTTTGATGAATATCTTGGGATGCTGAAGATAATGTTGCTAAAATTTCTTTGCAACGTTTAATCTGACTTGTAAGGATAGATAGTTTTTTTAAAGCTTTTTTATCCTTAGCCAAGAAATGCTCGAAATCTTTGGTAATAAC is part of the Candidatus Methylopumilus rimovensis genome and encodes:
- a CDS encoding response regulator transcription factor; this translates as MNAIQEILLVDDDATFRGVLADSLKARNIIVYEAENLSSAINVSNKKLINYAIVDLKMPGDSGLVLIKELRALNSEMNIVMLTGFASIATAVEAVKLGANQYLAKPVNAEEILEAFRKLDGNEDHDIHSTPLTVDKLEWEHINRILNENSGNISATARALNMHRRTLQRKLHKKIN